One window from the genome of Rhodopseudomonas sp. P2A-2r encodes:
- the urtE gene encoding urea ABC transporter ATP-binding subunit UrtE, which yields MLKVDNISLYYGAAQALRGVTVAAEPGKVTCVLGRNGVGKTSLLRALVGQQAISAGSITFDGQDISALKPYERARRGISFVPQGREIFPLLTVEENLRTGYAPLKRADRNIPDDVFSLFPVLQSMLGRRGGDLSGGQQQQLAIGRALVMRPKLLLLDEPTEGIQPSIIKDIGRAISYLRSLGTMSIVLVEQYLDFACELGDNFAVMDRGVVKFACDRATLDPAEISRQMAL from the coding sequence ATGCTGAAAGTCGACAACATCAGCCTGTATTACGGCGCGGCGCAGGCGCTGCGCGGCGTTACGGTGGCGGCGGAGCCCGGCAAGGTGACCTGCGTGCTGGGCCGCAACGGCGTTGGCAAGACCAGCCTGTTGCGCGCGCTGGTCGGCCAGCAGGCGATTTCGGCGGGCTCGATCACCTTCGACGGCCAAGACATCTCGGCCCTGAAGCCCTATGAACGCGCACGGCGCGGCATCTCCTTCGTGCCGCAGGGCCGCGAGATATTTCCGCTCCTCACGGTGGAAGAGAACCTCCGGACCGGCTACGCGCCGCTGAAGCGCGCCGACCGCAACATTCCCGACGACGTGTTCTCGCTGTTCCCGGTGCTGCAATCCATGCTCGGGCGCCGCGGCGGCGATCTGTCGGGCGGCCAGCAGCAGCAGCTCGCCATCGGCCGCGCGCTGGTGATGCGGCCGAAGCTTTTGCTGCTGGATGAGCCCACCGAAGGCATCCAGCCTTCGATCATCAAGGACATCGGCCGCGCCATTTCCTATCTGCGCAGCCTCGGCACCATGTCGATCGTGCTGGTCGAGCAATATCTCGATTTCGCCTGCGAGCTCGGCGACAATTTTGCGGTGATGGACCGCGGCGTGGTGAAGTTCGCCTGCGATCGCGCGACGCTGGATCCCGCCGAGATCAGCCGCCAGATGGCGCTTTGA
- a CDS encoding sigma-70 family RNA polymerase sigma factor — protein sequence MPLTDSLRDDILASVPSLRAFAISLSGNGDRADDLVQETLLRALANIDSFQPGSNLPAWLFTILRNLFRSDYRKRRREVEDADGSYAKTLKTQPAQNAHLEFEEFRAALEKLPQDQREALILVGASGFSYEDAATICGCAVGTIKSRVNRARSKLSALLYVDGADDFGPDNTTRAVIGGSGG from the coding sequence ATGCCCCTCACAGATTCTCTTCGCGACGACATCCTGGCGTCGGTCCCCAGCTTGCGCGCTTTCGCGATTTCGCTGAGCGGCAATGGCGACCGGGCAGACGATCTGGTGCAGGAAACGCTGTTGCGTGCGCTCGCCAACATCGATTCATTCCAGCCCGGCTCCAACTTGCCGGCCTGGCTGTTCACGATCCTGCGCAACCTGTTCCGCTCGGATTACCGCAAGCGGCGGCGGGAGGTCGAGGATGCCGATGGCAGCTATGCCAAGACTCTGAAGACCCAGCCGGCGCAGAACGCTCATCTGGAGTTCGAGGAGTTTCGTGCCGCACTGGAGAAGCTTCCGCAGGACCAGCGCGAAGCCCTGATCCTGGTGGGCGCGTCGGGTTTCTCCTATGAGGATGCGGCAACGATCTGCGGCTGCGCGGTCGGCACCATCAAGAGCCGCGTCAACCGCGCGCGCTCGAAGCTGAGCGCCCTGCTCTATGTGGACGGCGCCGACGATTTCGGCCCCGACAACACCACGCGGGCGGTCATCGGCGGCAGCGGCGGCTAG
- the urtC gene encoding urea ABC transporter permease subunit UrtC, with protein MTPHILTRSLDRSASVFLLVVAAVGILIPLSNLLLPADSIFQVPTYLMALFGKYVCYAILALSIDLIWGYCGILSLGHGAFFALGGYAMGMYLMRQIGPRGVYGNPVLPDFMVFLNYSKLPWYWYGFDMFWFAALMVLVVPGLLAFGFGWLAFRSRVTGVYLSIITQAMTYALLLAFFRNDFGFGGNNGLTDFKDILGFNVQAGGTRAALFALSCLALMLGFLMCRAVVTSKLGKVLIAIRDSESRTRFLGYRVESYKLFVFTLSACMAGVAGALYVPQVGIINPGEFAPANSIEAVIWVAVGGRGTLIGAALGAVVVNYAKTVFTSGPLAPYWLFMLGALFILVTLLLPKGIIGTFNAWWEPWKARRDTALEDSAAAEDGVTKPHLAE; from the coding sequence ATGACCCCGCACATCCTCACCCGCTCGCTCGACCGCAGCGCCAGTGTATTCCTGCTGGTCGTCGCTGCGGTGGGCATCCTGATCCCGCTGTCGAACCTGCTGCTGCCTGCGGATTCCATATTCCAGGTGCCGACCTATCTGATGGCGCTGTTCGGCAAATATGTCTGCTACGCCATCCTGGCGCTGTCGATCGACCTGATCTGGGGCTATTGCGGCATTCTCTCGCTGGGTCACGGCGCGTTCTTCGCGCTCGGCGGCTACGCCATGGGCATGTACCTGATGCGCCAGATCGGCCCGCGCGGCGTCTATGGCAATCCGGTGTTGCCGGACTTCATGGTGTTCCTGAACTACAGCAAGCTGCCGTGGTACTGGTACGGTTTTGACATGTTCTGGTTTGCGGCGCTGATGGTGCTGGTCGTCCCCGGCCTGCTGGCCTTCGGCTTCGGCTGGCTCGCGTTCCGCTCCCGGGTCACCGGCGTCTATCTGTCGATCATCACCCAGGCCATGACCTACGCGCTGCTGCTCGCCTTCTTCCGCAACGATTTCGGCTTCGGCGGCAACAACGGTCTCACCGACTTCAAGGATATTCTGGGCTTCAACGTCCAGGCTGGCGGCACCCGCGCGGCATTGTTCGCGCTGAGCTGTCTCGCGCTGATGCTCGGCTTCCTGATGTGCCGCGCGGTGGTCACCTCGAAGCTCGGCAAGGTGCTGATCGCCATCCGCGATTCCGAATCGCGGACGCGCTTCCTCGGCTACCGCGTCGAATCCTACAAGCTGTTCGTGTTCACTTTGTCGGCCTGCATGGCCGGCGTCGCCGGCGCGCTCTACGTGCCGCAGGTCGGCATCATCAATCCCGGCGAATTCGCGCCGGCCAACTCCATCGAGGCGGTGATCTGGGTGGCAGTCGGCGGCCGCGGCACGCTGATCGGCGCGGCGCTCGGTGCCGTCGTGGTCAACTACGCCAAGACGGTGTTCACCTCCGGTCCGCTGGCGCCGTACTGGCTGTTCATGCTCGGCGCGCTGTTCATCCTGGTGACGCTGCTGCTGCCCAAGGGCATCATCGGCACCTTCAACGCCTGGTGGGAGCCGTGGAAGGCGCGGCGCGACACCGCCCTTGAAGACAGCGCGGCGGCGGAAGACGGCGTCACCAAACCCCATCTGGCGGAGTAG
- a CDS encoding urease subunit beta translates to MIPGEFFIQDGDIELNAGRATVTLTVANSGDRPIQVGSHYHFFETNPGLKFDRAKARGMRLDIAAGTAVRFEPGQSRDVQLVELAGKREVYGFRGDVMGKL, encoded by the coding sequence ATGATCCCCGGCGAATTCTTCATCCAGGACGGCGACATCGAGCTCAATGCCGGCCGCGCCACCGTGACGCTGACTGTGGCCAATTCCGGCGACCGGCCGATCCAGGTCGGCTCGCACTACCATTTCTTCGAGACCAACCCCGGCCTCAAATTCGATCGCGCCAAGGCGCGGGGCATGCGCCTCGACATCGCCGCCGGCACCGCCGTCCGCTTCGAACCCGGCCAGAGCCGCGACGTTCAACTGGTCGAACTGGCCGGCAAGCGCGAGGTCTACGGCTTCCGCGGCGACGTGATGGGGAAGCTGTAA
- a CDS encoding DUF3768 domain-containing protein — translation MLSTRTPPHSTSTDRSDNLRTATIRALNDDFRQSIPRPRDGCRLIVTDGVAALGPGEVARILLAVRTHGDFGPDSDPHGEHDFGIIERDGGRFYWKIDCYDQWMQFGSSTYEFK, via the coding sequence ATGCTGAGCACTCGTACCCCTCCGCATTCGACCAGCACGGACCGTAGCGACAACCTCCGGACAGCGACGATCCGAGCGCTCAATGACGATTTTCGCCAGAGTATCCCCCGTCCGCGTGACGGCTGTCGGCTAATCGTCACTGACGGCGTAGCGGCGTTGGGTCCAGGGGAGGTCGCCCGTATCCTCCTCGCGGTTCGAACACACGGTGATTTCGGCCCCGACAGCGATCCACATGGGGAGCATGACTTCGGCATCATCGAGCGCGACGGGGGCAGATTTTACTGGAAGATCGATTGCTATGACCAGTGGATGCAATTCGGATCTAGCACCTACGAGTTTAAATGA
- a CDS encoding putative quinol monooxygenase codes for MIYVVATLSVKPEMRAELIEGAKACIAGTRKEPGNIAYDMHESVTDPTKMVFVEQWENAEALVPHRQTEHMKAFGRIAVQCFSAPPKIEIITPADVVVR; via the coding sequence TTGATCTACGTCGTCGCCACCCTGTCCGTGAAACCTGAAATGCGTGCTGAACTGATCGAAGGCGCGAAAGCCTGCATCGCCGGAACCCGCAAGGAGCCCGGCAATATCGCCTATGACATGCATGAGAGCGTGACGGATCCAACCAAGATGGTTTTCGTCGAGCAGTGGGAAAACGCCGAAGCGCTCGTGCCGCATCGCCAGACCGAGCACATGAAGGCGTTCGGCCGTATCGCGGTGCAATGCTTCAGCGCGCCGCCGAAGATCGAGATCATCACCCCCGCCGACGTCGTCGTGCGATAG
- a CDS encoding urease accessory protein UreD produces MAPDSPNASSAIFAANRARGRVAFDVQLVDGRTRRRELHESGSLRVRFPSPEDHGLSAMFVNTAGGAAGGDRFDIDIAAGEGTSLTVTTAAAEKVYRSHGPAAEINIKLRAGADAHLSWLPQETILFDRSRTERRIDIDLDATASLVVCEIVIFGRAAMGETMLSGGFVDRWRLRRGGRLVFAETVRLDGDLGAKLARPAIAGGGLAIGTALIVPGDEALVERIREAAENFGGEVGISSWNGFAMARFCAQDAAKLRTDMMNVLARSGAALPRLWLN; encoded by the coding sequence ATGGCCCCCGATTCCCCGAACGCATCATCCGCGATCTTCGCCGCCAACCGCGCGCGAGGCAGGGTGGCGTTCGACGTGCAACTGGTGGACGGCAGGACGCGTCGCCGCGAGTTGCATGAATCCGGCTCGCTGCGGGTGCGCTTCCCGTCGCCGGAGGACCACGGCCTGTCGGCGATGTTCGTCAACACGGCCGGCGGCGCCGCCGGCGGCGATCGTTTCGACATCGATATTGCCGCCGGCGAAGGCACCAGCCTGACCGTGACCACCGCCGCCGCCGAAAAGGTCTATCGCTCCCACGGGCCCGCCGCCGAGATCAACATCAAGCTGAGGGCGGGTGCGGATGCGCATCTTTCCTGGCTGCCGCAGGAGACCATCCTGTTCGACCGGTCGCGCACCGAACGCCGCATCGATATCGACCTCGACGCCACGGCCTCGCTGGTGGTCTGCGAGATTGTCATCTTCGGCCGCGCCGCTATGGGCGAGACAATGCTGTCCGGCGGCTTTGTCGATCGCTGGCGGCTGCGCCGTGGCGGCAGACTGGTGTTTGCCGAGACCGTGCGGCTCGACGGCGATCTCGGCGCAAAGCTGGCGCGCCCGGCCATCGCGGGTGGCGGCCTGGCCATCGGCACGGCGCTGATCGTGCCCGGTGACGAGGCGCTGGTGGAGCGGATCCGCGAGGCCGCGGAAAACTTCGGCGGCGAGGTCGGCATCTCCAGCTGGAACGGATTTGCAATGGCCCGCTTCTGTGCGCAAGATGCGGCGAAGCTGCGCACTGACATGATGAACGTGCTGGCGCGCTCCGGCGCTGCGCTGCCCAGGCTGTGGCTGAACTAG
- the urtD gene encoding urea ABC transporter ATP-binding protein UrtD, translating to MTSIEQPVLDKPAAHAPAAIDAQAAAREAEARQKRITSAQLYLDGVHVSFDGFHAINNLSLVLAPGEMRAIIGPNGAGKTTMMDIITGKTKPDEGDVYFDGTHDLTLLDETQIATLGIGRKFQKPTVFESQTIWDNLLLALNVDHRVRGTLFWRNTREQTERIGKVLETIRLTDSRHRLAGNLSHGQKQWLEIGMLLAQDPKLLLVDEPVAGMTDVETHQTAELLKEINRDHKTVVVVEHDMTFVRELGVKVTCLHEGTVLAEGTIDQVSTNDRVVEVYLGR from the coding sequence ATGACCTCCATCGAACAGCCCGTCCTCGACAAGCCGGCCGCCCACGCGCCCGCCGCCATCGACGCCCAGGCCGCCGCCCGCGAGGCCGAGGCGCGGCAGAAGCGCATCACCTCGGCGCAGTTGTATCTCGACGGCGTCCACGTCTCGTTCGACGGCTTTCACGCCATCAACAACCTGTCGCTGGTGCTGGCGCCGGGCGAGATGCGCGCCATCATCGGCCCGAACGGCGCCGGCAAGACCACGATGATGGATATCATCACCGGCAAGACCAAGCCCGACGAGGGCGACGTCTATTTCGACGGCACCCATGACCTCACGCTGCTAGACGAAACCCAGATCGCCACCCTCGGCATCGGCCGCAAATTCCAGAAGCCGACGGTGTTCGAAAGCCAGACCATCTGGGACAACCTGCTGCTGGCGCTGAACGTCGACCACCGCGTCCGCGGCACCCTGTTCTGGCGCAACACCAGGGAGCAGACCGAGCGCATCGGCAAGGTGCTGGAGACTATCCGCCTCACCGATTCCCGCCACCGCCTCGCCGGCAACCTGTCGCACGGCCAGAAGCAGTGGCTGGAGATCGGCATGCTGCTGGCGCAGGACCCCAAGCTGCTGCTGGTCGACGAGCCGGTCGCGGGCATGACCGACGTCGAGACCCACCAGACCGCCGAACTGCTGAAGGAGATCAACCGCGACCACAAGACCGTGGTGGTGGTCGAGCACGACATGACCTTCGTGCGCGAACTCGGCGTCAAGGTGACCTGCCTGCACGAAGGCACCGTGCTGGCCGAGGGCACCATCGATCAGGTATCCACGAATGATCGCGTGGTTGAAGTGTATTTGGGGCGATAG
- a CDS encoding response regulator, producing the protein MSRSQLVAEHLPLLRRYARALTGNQASGDAYVGAMLEALLQDQSLLDEKFGPRAALFRLFTQIWNSVALNDDTDATALPMPSERRLSNITPLPRQAFLLLSLEGFSEEEVAFVLDTDVAEIRTLADTAGREMAAEIATDVLIIEDETFIAMDLESLVKNLGHNVIGVARTHSDAIALAKNKKPGLILADIQLADGSSGLDAVNELLRIFEVPVVFITAYPERFLTGERPEPAFLISKPFQPAMVSAVASQALFFQRNSRNKAPKAAAS; encoded by the coding sequence ATGTCCCGATCACAGCTCGTAGCTGAACATTTACCCCTGTTGCGGCGGTATGCCCGTGCCTTGACCGGAAATCAGGCCTCAGGCGATGCCTATGTGGGAGCGATGCTGGAAGCGTTGCTGCAGGACCAGTCGCTGCTCGACGAAAAATTCGGCCCGCGCGCCGCGCTTTTTCGCCTGTTCACGCAGATCTGGAATTCGGTCGCGCTCAATGACGATACCGATGCCACAGCGCTGCCGATGCCGTCCGAACGCCGGTTGTCCAACATTACGCCGCTGCCGCGTCAGGCCTTCCTGTTGCTCTCGCTCGAAGGGTTCTCGGAAGAAGAAGTGGCTTTCGTGCTCGATACCGACGTCGCCGAGATCCGCACCCTGGCCGACACCGCCGGCCGCGAGATGGCTGCCGAGATCGCCACTGACGTGCTGATCATCGAAGACGAGACCTTCATCGCCATGGATCTCGAAAGCCTGGTCAAGAACCTCGGCCACAACGTGATTGGCGTTGCACGCACCCATTCGGATGCGATCGCACTTGCCAAGAACAAGAAGCCCGGGCTGATCCTCGCCGATATCCAGCTCGCCGATGGCAGCTCCGGCCTCGACGCGGTGAATGAACTGCTGCGGATCTTCGAGGTACCGGTGGTCTTCATCACCGCCTATCCCGAGCGCTTCCTGACCGGTGAGCGGCCGGAGCCGGCCTTCCTCATCTCGAAGCCGTTCCAGCCTGCCATGGTCTCCGCGGTCGCGAGCCAGGCTTTGTTCTTCCAGCGCAACTCGCGCAACAAGGCGCCGAAAGCGGCGGCGTCCTGA
- a CDS encoding urease subunit gamma — protein MAAMVARRRLERGVKLNHPEAIAIISDFIVEGARDGRTVAELMKSGAEVITRAQCMDGIAEMIHDIQVEATFPDGTKLVTVHEPIR, from the coding sequence ATGGCCGCCATGGTGGCGCGCCGACGGCTGGAGCGCGGCGTCAAGCTCAACCATCCCGAGGCCATCGCCATCATCTCCGATTTCATCGTCGAGGGCGCCCGCGACGGCCGCACCGTGGCCGAGCTGATGAAGTCCGGCGCCGAGGTCATCACCCGCGCCCAGTGCATGGACGGGATCGCCGAGATGATCCACGATATCCAGGTCGAGGCCACGTTTCCGGACGGCACCAAGCTGGTCACCGTGCATGAACCCATCAGATAA
- a CDS encoding exodeoxyribonuclease III produces MKIATFNINDVNRRLANFFDWLAAAQPHVVCLQELKCTDAGFPIDAIRNAGYGAVWKGERSWNGVAILARGAEPVLIRDALPGDRDDRQSRYIEAAVNGILISSIYTPNGNPQPGPKFDYKLDWFDRFLDHAAALLFEDVPAVLAGDYNVVPTDFDIYATRSFADNALLHPAARDAFARLLDMGWTDSLREMHPDEPIFTFRSYLRNRWPRDAGLRLDHLLLSPAIAPRLTSAGVDRYIRGHEGASDHAPAWI; encoded by the coding sequence TTGAAGATTGCCACCTTCAACATCAACGACGTGAACCGTCGGCTGGCCAATTTCTTTGACTGGCTGGCCGCAGCCCAACCGCACGTCGTCTGCCTCCAGGAGCTTAAATGCACCGACGCGGGATTTCCGATCGATGCGATCCGCAACGCGGGCTACGGCGCCGTCTGGAAAGGAGAGCGCTCGTGGAACGGCGTCGCCATCCTGGCGCGGGGCGCCGAGCCGGTTCTGATACGCGACGCACTGCCCGGCGACCGGGATGATCGGCAGAGCCGCTACATCGAGGCCGCCGTCAACGGCATCCTGATCAGCTCAATCTACACGCCCAATGGCAACCCCCAGCCGGGCCCCAAGTTCGACTACAAGCTCGACTGGTTCGACCGTTTCCTCGACCATGCCGCCGCGCTGCTGTTCGAAGACGTCCCCGCCGTTCTCGCCGGCGACTACAACGTCGTGCCGACAGATTTCGATATCTATGCCACGCGCTCGTTTGCCGACAACGCGCTGCTTCATCCTGCAGCGCGCGACGCCTTTGCCCGGCTCCTCGATATGGGCTGGACGGACAGTCTGCGGGAGATGCATCCCGACGAGCCGATCTTCACTTTCCGGAGCTACCTGCGCAACCGCTGGCCGCGGGACGCCGGGCTTCGGCTCGATCATCTGCTGCTCAGCCCCGCTATCGCGCCGCGGCTCACATCCGCCGGCGTCGACAGGTATATCCGCGGGCATGAAGGTGCCAGCGACCACGCGCCGGCGTGGATCTAG
- the ureC gene encoding urease subunit alpha, whose amino-acid sequence MSVKIKRSVYADMFGPTTGDRVRLADTDLIIEVEKDFTIYGEEVKFGGGKVIRDGMGQSQATNAEGAVDTVITNVLIVDHWGIVKADVAIKEGYICAIGKAGNPDIQPGVTINVGPGTDVIAGEGKILTAGGFDSHIHFICPQQIEHALMSGVTSMLGGGTGPSHGTFATTCTPGPWHIGRMIQSFDAFPVNLGISGKGNASKPAALIEMINAGACALKLHEDWGTTPAAIDNCLTVADDHDVQVMIHSDTLNESGFVEDTIAAFKGRTIHAFHTEGAGGGHAPDIIKVAGLPNVLPSSTNPTRPFTRNTIDEHLDMLMVCHHLDPSIAEDLAFAESRIRKETIAAEDILHDLGALSMMSSDSQAMGRLGEVIIRTWQTADKMKKQRGSLPQDKGNNDNFRVKRYIAKYTINPAIAHGVSKLIGSVAVGKLADLVLWSPAFFGVKPDLVVKAGMIVAAPMGDPNASIPTPQPVHYQPMFGAFGRALTQSSFVFTSGAAISNGLQARLGTQKALYAVENTRSGISKKSMIHNDATPDIQVDPETYEVRADGELLTCAPAEVLPMAQRYFMY is encoded by the coding sequence ATGTCCGTCAAGATCAAGCGTTCCGTCTATGCCGACATGTTCGGCCCCACCACCGGCGACCGCGTCAGGCTGGCAGATACCGATCTCATCATCGAGGTGGAGAAGGATTTCACCATCTATGGCGAGGAGGTGAAGTTCGGCGGCGGCAAGGTGATCCGCGACGGCATGGGACAGTCGCAGGCCACCAATGCCGAAGGCGCGGTGGACACCGTGATCACCAACGTGCTGATCGTCGACCACTGGGGCATCGTCAAGGCCGACGTCGCCATCAAGGAGGGGTACATCTGCGCCATCGGCAAGGCGGGGAATCCCGACATCCAGCCCGGTGTCACCATCAATGTCGGGCCGGGCACCGACGTGATCGCGGGCGAAGGAAAAATCCTCACTGCCGGCGGCTTCGACAGCCACATCCATTTCATCTGCCCGCAGCAGATCGAGCACGCGCTGATGTCCGGTGTCACCTCGATGCTCGGCGGCGGCACCGGCCCGTCGCACGGCACGTTTGCAACGACCTGCACGCCGGGCCCGTGGCACATCGGGCGGATGATCCAGTCCTTCGATGCCTTTCCGGTCAATCTCGGCATTTCCGGCAAGGGCAACGCCTCGAAGCCAGCGGCCTTGATCGAGATGATCAATGCGGGCGCCTGTGCGCTGAAGCTGCACGAGGACTGGGGCACCACGCCCGCCGCCATCGACAACTGCCTGACGGTGGCCGACGATCACGACGTCCAGGTGATGATCCACTCCGACACGCTGAACGAGTCCGGCTTCGTCGAAGACACCATCGCGGCCTTCAAGGGCCGCACCATCCACGCCTTCCACACCGAAGGCGCCGGCGGCGGCCATGCGCCTGATATCATCAAGGTCGCGGGCCTGCCCAACGTGCTGCCGTCGTCGACCAATCCGACCCGGCCGTTCACCCGCAATACCATCGACGAGCATCTGGACATGCTGATGGTCTGCCACCACCTCGATCCGTCCATCGCCGAAGATCTGGCCTTCGCCGAAAGCCGCATCCGCAAGGAAACGATTGCGGCTGAAGACATCCTGCACGATCTCGGCGCGCTCTCGATGATGTCGTCAGACAGCCAGGCGATGGGCCGGCTCGGCGAGGTCATCATCCGGACGTGGCAGACCGCCGACAAGATGAAGAAACAGCGTGGGTCCTTGCCGCAGGACAAGGGCAACAACGACAATTTTCGCGTCAAGCGCTACATCGCCAAATACACCATCAATCCGGCCATCGCCCACGGCGTCTCGAAGCTGATCGGCTCGGTGGCGGTCGGGAAGCTCGCCGACCTCGTGCTGTGGTCGCCGGCGTTCTTCGGCGTCAAGCCGGACCTGGTGGTGAAGGCCGGCATGATCGTGGCGGCGCCGATGGGCGATCCCAACGCTTCGATTCCGACGCCGCAGCCGGTGCACTACCAGCCGATGTTCGGCGCCTTCGGCCGCGCGCTAACGCAGTCGTCCTTCGTGTTCACGTCAGGAGCGGCGATCTCCAACGGGCTGCAGGCCCGGCTCGGCACCCAGAAGGCGCTGTACGCGGTGGAAAACACCCGCTCCGGCATCTCCAAGAAGAGCATGATCCACAACGACGCGACGCCGGATATCCAGGTCGATCCGGAGACCTACGAAGTCCGCGCCGATGGCGAGTTGCTGACTTGCGCCCCGGCCGAGGTGCTGCCGATGGCGCAAAGGTATTTCATGTATTGA
- a CDS encoding urease accessory protein UreE yields MIRATDVKGQHLFKQAAADTVVLDFDDRHRRRMAMTGTRGLEFLLDLENAVALRGGDALVLEDGRLIEVVAAPEPLIEIRGSDPAHLVRLAWHLGNRHLPTQITGRGLRIRRDHVIEEMVKGLGARVIAIEAPFDPEGGAYAAVAETHDHAGHGHAHDRHDHGHHGHAHGKHGHDSHDHAAHGDAGHVHDETCGHDHGHHDHSHAHDHK; encoded by the coding sequence ATGATCCGCGCCACCGACGTCAAGGGGCAGCACCTCTTCAAGCAAGCCGCGGCGGACACCGTCGTGCTGGATTTCGACGACCGGCATCGTCGCCGCATGGCGATGACCGGGACCCGCGGGCTGGAATTCCTGCTCGACCTGGAAAACGCCGTCGCCTTGCGCGGCGGCGATGCGCTGGTGCTGGAAGACGGCCGGCTTATCGAGGTGGTCGCCGCGCCCGAGCCGCTGATCGAGATCCGCGGCTCTGACCCCGCCCATCTGGTGCGCCTCGCCTGGCATCTCGGCAATCGCCATTTGCCGACCCAGATCACCGGCCGCGGGCTGCGTATCCGCCGCGACCATGTCATCGAGGAGATGGTCAAGGGGCTCGGCGCCCGCGTCATTGCCATCGAGGCGCCGTTCGATCCCGAAGGCGGCGCCTATGCGGCCGTCGCCGAGACGCACGACCATGCCGGCCATGGCCACGCGCATGATCGCCACGACCACGGCCATCATGGTCACGCGCATGGCAAGCACGGTCACGACAGCCATGACCATGCCGCCCATGGCGATGCCGGACACGTGCACGACGAGACCTGCGGTCACGACCACGGGCACCACGACCATTCCCATGCTCATGACCACAAGTAG
- a CDS encoding NepR family anti-sigma factor, with amino-acid sequence MKDVKSKQGGLNAEIQSRIGHQLRAMYDDVVRQGVPDRFAELIRKLDGPEAVDPAAKTEGSE; translated from the coding sequence ATGAAAGATGTGAAGTCCAAGCAGGGTGGTCTCAATGCCGAGATCCAGTCCCGGATCGGGCACCAGCTTCGCGCTATGTACGACGATGTGGTGCGGCAAGGCGTCCCGGATCGCTTCGCGGAGTTGATCCGCAAGCTTGACGGTCCTGAAGCCGTCGATCCCGCGGCAAAAACCGAAGGGAGCGAATAA